The proteins below come from a single Myxococcota bacterium genomic window:
- a CDS encoding SGNH/GDSL hydrolase family protein, giving the protein MSSSAPALTPKRYVALGDSQTEGLHDYHPDGSPRGWADRFAEHLSDASPDLRYANLAVRGKRTREVLEDQLEAALALSPDLATVVSGVNDVVRPGADVAAVAGDLEHMYRELTHTGCFVMGCTFPLPTVGLTRRFAPSLRALNAAVREAAARHGVLLVEIENMPSAADLRLWNADRIHLNPEGHRLLGAAFAGVFDGAPDGEWTRPLPPARSLSRLREAAAESLWIARFVIPKVIRTLRGVSSGDGRSAKRPQLTAIRHP; this is encoded by the coding sequence TTGAGTTCCTCCGCCCCCGCCCTGACGCCGAAGCGCTACGTCGCGCTCGGGGACAGCCAGACCGAAGGCCTCCACGACTACCACCCCGATGGTTCGCCGCGGGGTTGGGCGGACCGATTCGCGGAACACCTCTCCGACGCGTCGCCCGATCTCCGCTACGCCAACCTCGCCGTCCGCGGCAAGCGCACCCGCGAAGTGCTGGAGGACCAGCTCGAGGCGGCCCTCGCGCTCTCCCCCGATCTCGCGACGGTCGTGTCGGGCGTGAACGATGTCGTGCGCCCGGGTGCCGACGTCGCCGCCGTCGCGGGCGACCTCGAGCACATGTACCGGGAGCTCACGCACACCGGCTGCTTCGTGATGGGCTGCACGTTCCCCCTCCCGACGGTCGGGCTCACGCGGCGCTTCGCCCCGTCCCTTCGAGCGTTGAACGCGGCCGTGCGCGAAGCCGCGGCGCGACACGGTGTGCTGCTGGTCGAGATCGAGAACATGCCTTCCGCCGCCGACCTGCGTCTGTGGAACGCCGACCGCATCCATCTGAACCCTGAAGGCCACCGGTTGCTGGGCGCAGCGTTCGCCGGCGTCTTCGACGGTGCGCCCGACGGCGAGTGGACGCGCCCGCTCCCGCCCGCTCGATCCCTTTCGCGGCTCCGCGAAGCCGCCGCCGAGTCGCTGTGGATCGCGCGCTTCGTCATCCCGAAGGTGATCCGCACCCTGCGCGGGGTGTCGTCGGGAGATGGTCGTTCGGCGAAGCGACCGCAGCTCACCGCGATACGTCACCCCTGA
- a CDS encoding methyltransferase, whose translation MTPSNLRVIALLCWALVLGCANAPHDPSAVPDGINDVFLDEEMSVDRFVERFEGESRDVYAQRFAIVRALDLAPGDVVADIGAGTGFFSKLFSKAVGPSGRVFAVEISPRFLDHLRAEQTSLETNNWTVVEGTARSVALDPASTDVAFLCDVYHHFEHPEATLASLREAIRPGGSLVLVDFHRIPGVSTEFILNHVRADRAVFQAEIEAAGFRFEEALVIDGLDDNYVLRFRRDAKGPGAVDAG comes from the coding sequence ATGACCCCCTCGAACCTTCGCGTCATCGCCCTGCTCTGTTGGGCGCTCGTCCTCGGCTGCGCCAACGCGCCCCACGACCCGAGCGCCGTGCCCGACGGAATCAACGACGTCTTCCTCGACGAGGAGATGAGCGTCGACCGGTTCGTCGAACGCTTCGAGGGCGAATCGCGCGACGTCTACGCCCAGCGCTTCGCGATCGTCCGCGCCCTCGACCTGGCGCCCGGCGACGTGGTCGCCGACATCGGAGCGGGCACCGGGTTCTTCTCGAAGCTCTTCTCGAAAGCGGTCGGCCCCAGCGGACGCGTCTTCGCCGTCGAGATCTCGCCGCGCTTCCTCGACCACCTGCGCGCCGAGCAGACCTCGCTCGAAACGAACAACTGGACCGTCGTCGAGGGCACGGCGCGGTCGGTCGCGCTGGACCCCGCATCCACCGACGTCGCCTTTCTCTGCGATGTGTACCACCACTTCGAACACCCCGAGGCGACGCTGGCCAGCCTGCGCGAAGCCATCCGCCCCGGCGGATCCCTCGTGCTCGTCGATTTTCACCGCATCCCCGGCGTTTCGACCGAGTTCATCCTGAACCACGTGCGCGCAGATCGCGCCGTCTTCCAGGCCGAGATCGAGGCGGCGGGTTTCCGATTCGAGGAGGCGCTCGTGATCGACGGCCTCGACGACAACTACGTGTTGCGCTTCCGCCGCGACGCCAAAGGGCCCGGCGCTGTCGACGCGGGGTGA